The genomic segment TCTTCAATTCACCATAGACGCGGCGTAAGGCATCCCAGATCGCTTGCTCGCATCATCGGTTACGCAAATGAGGAAATGTGGACACACTTCCTCATTTGCAGACAACGCCTAGTTCTGAACGACGCGCATCGACTTGGGCCGCGAGAAATCGAGCTCCTCGCTGCTATACGCTTTCACCTTCTTCAACTCCCAGTTCTGAACGAATCCGGAAAACTCGGCCACTCGATTGTACGAGAGGTTATCCCAATCCGAGAGTTGCACCGCCGTTCCGGGATCCGCCTCGACCTGAACCTCCTGACCGTATACCCAGTCAGGCAACGAATAACCCGACGTCTTCCCGGCCGGCAAGCAATATCGTTCTGCCGACGTCATGTTGGTGATGCACCCAAGCGGTGTGCTGTCACGCACGACGCGCATCGAACGCGGTTGCCTGAAGTCGAGACTTGCGCCATTGGATGCCTTGACATCCTTGAGCTTGCCCTTTTCCACGGTGCCGATGAACGTCGCGATACGGTCAGAGGGGAGATTCGGCGAATCCGACAGTACCACTGCCGTTCCCGGCGCAGCATCGACATGGACATTGCGCGAATCGATCCACGACGGAAGCGCATTCGCCTGCTCGCCGGCCTTCAGGCAATATCGCGCGCCGGTCTTCTCAGCGACAATGCAGCCCTGCGGTTGTTCAGCGGATAGAAAACGAGCTTCCGGGTAGATCGACTTGATCCAGTCAACCCAACTCGATACGCGCGCGCCCGTCGCGAGGGTGCCCGAACCACCATTGGTGGTCGCGATGATGACCGGCGCGCCGCCTCGGATCTGCCACCACGCCGATCCGCTGTCTCCCGACTTGGGCTGCGCCCAGTATTGGGATGGGCCGACAGAAATGTAGTCGGCGCCGATTCCATGGTCGGTTTCAAAGGTGCGGCTAATCCGGCTGCGAGCATACAATCGCCGATCACCCGTAGCCGGCCAAAACGCGTTGTTTTGAGTACCGACGGCCCAGGCTCCGTAGCCCACGTAGATTACGTCGCGCCCGACTTCGTCTTGCGCATCGTTCAGGATCGGCCGTTCGACGGGCCGGCCATTCGCATCGACCAACCTTTCTTTTGCGGGAAGCTTCAGAATCGCGATATCCGTCGATGCGCCGCCCAACCCCTGCGGTATGTTGATTCGTTGCGGCAGAATATATGCCGTACCTTTTCCAGATGCGATCACGCGTCCATTCCACGCCATGAATTCGCCCTTCTGATCGAACTCGGTCAGCTTTTTCTTTTCCTTGACGCAATGCGCCGCGGCCAAGATGTAACTCTGGCCATCCTTGTCGCCGAGCCAGGTGCCGGTGCACTCACCGATATTGCCGACAGTGAGCCATGGAGATTGGTAACTGAACGAACGTAACGTGTCGTTGTGCGTCTTGATGCTGTTCGCCACGTCGGAAGTGTCGCCCCCGTAGTATTTGAACGTTGCCTCGTCGATCGCGACCGCGTGTGCAGATGTTGCGACCAGAAATGCCGTGAATGCGGCAGAACTCTTTTTCTTCATTTTCTCCCTCTTACAAAAAATGCTGTGCACGGGCTAGCGGGCAGCTTGTTCCCTGTCACTCGTTGCCGATGCCTCGGTGCGCGCGTGGGCGCTTATAACGGACGTGGACGCGTTGGCGGTTGCGCCTGTGTCATCCGCGTCGCTGGAGCCGCCTCCACCACAGGCGGAAAGCAACACAAGGCTGGCGAGAGCCAGGGATACGGCGATGTGTTTTTCGAGAGACATCTTTGATTTTCTTTCCGAGAACGTTTTCAACAGGGCGGGAGTATCTCGGATATTCGATTACTAGTCTTCGAATGCAATCAATTTGACAAAAACGTGGATTCGCCTGTACGGCACAGGCGACGACAAGAGCGAGAAGCATATCGGGCATCGGGCGCGACACGAAGGTCACGTCTGACGCGGGGCGCGCGACGGGCTTCGGCGGGAGTTGCGCGAGTGAGGAGCCACAGACGGCTGCGAGCAGTTCGCGCGTGCGTGCGAATTTTGAGTCGAGCGACTCAAAGGCGGACACGGAACAATTAAAATCCCCGGCATATTGGTTTAATGCGGAGTCAGAGATAATAAGGCCGAGTCGTAATCGGCGCAGTGCCACCATGAAGACGAGTTGAAACGTTGACCGAATGCCGGGCGCCTCGGCAAACGGCTAAATAATCTGGCGTCCTTCGTGACTAGGTGGAGGTGAATTAGTGCCGCTGGGCTAAAAAGCGGCCCACCGGCTACTAATCCTTTGGGCTGGTGGTCGTTCTCCGTGTCTTGGAACAAACGGTTGTCGATGGAGTGGCCCTGGCCACTCGGGATACCGTCGAACATGCGCTTGTAAATGCGGAGTCCGCTTCATATCGCCCATCGCGGATCGCGGGCGGACGTAATTTCCCACGACGGCATAAGAAGGGAAGCCAGCCGCAAACGCGTAGGGTCCCCGCAGCGCCGATTGTGTTCGTTGCGACCGCGCTAAAGTCGCGAAGCTGATGCCGCACGCTTCGAATGCGCGCATTTGCTATTCACGCGCAGGGAAGTAAGCCTTAGCGAGGGCGGGCTCGTATTTTTGCGCGTTTCCATTCAGTTCGAATCCAGATCGGCTGTCCGACCGGGGCAACCAAGCCAAATTCCCCATAAGCACGAAAAGCCTGCATGAGCATTCACTCATGCAGGCTTCTGTGCGATCTTGCCAACCTTATCGAAACGGGCGCAACCAGAGGTGCGCTACTCCGCGAGCTTTCACGCGACCTGCGCGCGAATCCGCGACCCGATCGATCTCAGGTTGCAGTGCCGATCCTATCCAGACAGACGAGGGCAGGGCGCCCCGCGTCGATCAATAGAACTTCTTCGGCAGTTGCGCGCGACGGATCTGCTTGCGCAGACGAGCAACAGCAGCAGCTTTCTTGCGCTTGCGCTCGGTGGTCGGCTTTTCATAGGCCATGCGCGACTTGAGCTCTTGAATCAGGCCCGTGCGTTCGACGGTACGGCGAAAACGACGCATGGCGACGTCGAAAGGCTCGTTCTCTTTCAACAGTACTTTAGTCATTGAAATCTCGGTTGATCTGGCCCTGCCAGAATTTAGGGCAAAACGCAATTGTACACTTTTTGAGCTATACCCTGCACGCACTTTGTACGAAACGCGCACATGCGGACTCGGGAATCAAATCGTAGGTCGTTGAATCGAGACGACAATCCCGAAAAACCCGCGCTCAGAAGCCGCGCGAGCGGACGGGCCGGGGATCGGGCGCGGCCTCGCGCGCGTCGGGTTGATCGATCGTCACGTCGGTTCGCGCCAGCGCGACGCACGGCAAAATCCAGCCCTCGGCTTTTTCCTCGGCGGTCAGTCCCGGCCACTCGACGCGATACGCGATCTCGCCGCCGACGATCCGGCACAGGCACGCGCGGCAGGTTCCGTTGCGACACGATCGCGGCAGCGACAGCCCCGCCCGCAGCGCCGCTTCGAGCAGCGTCTCGCCGTCTCGCACCGCGACGAAGTGCCCAGCCGGCTCGATGATCAACGCGAAGGCGCGCGCTTCGTCCGTCACGCTTCTACCTCGACAACCGCGCGGCCATTGGTGAGGTCGCGCAATTCGGCGGCTGCCGGCTCGCGCGCGACGGCGGCCATCCGCACGACGAGACGCACGGTCATCCCGTATTCGCTTTGCACGAGTTCGGCATCGTTCTGCTCGATCCAGCGGCGCACGCGCGCTTCGTCGGCATAGTCGACTTCGATGGCCATCGAGCCGCGCTCGATCCGCTCCACGCGTTCGGCCAGTTGCATCGCACTCGCGATCGCATCGGTGTAGGCGCGCACGAGGCCGCCCGCGCCCAGCTTGATGCCGCCGTAGTAACGCACGACCGCGGCCAGAACGCCGTCGACTTCGTGATGCCGCAGCACTTCGAGAATCGGCCGCCCGGCTGTGCCGGATGGCTCGCCGTCATCGGACATGCCCGACTGGCCGCCCGCGAGCAGCGCCCAACAAACGTGCGTCGCAGTGGGGTGCGTCGCGCGCAGGCGTTCGAGCTCGCGCATCGCTTCGTTGCGATCCGCGACGGGAATCGCGAGCGCGATGAAGCGGCTCTTGCGGATGTCGATTTCGGCGCTGACGGGCGCGGCGAGGGTGTAGGTCGGCAAGGCTAAAAACGCGCGGAAGCAAATGCCGAATCATAGCCGCTCGGCGCGACCGGTCATGCCGTGGCGTCCTGAGCAGTATTCAGCGCGCGCTGCATCAGCACGGTATCGACCCATCGTCCGTGCTTGAAGCCCACATCGCGCAGCACGCCGACATGCTCGAAGCCGAGCCGCGCATGCAGCGCGATCGATCCCGCGTTGCCGCTGTTGCCGATCACCGCGATCATCTGCCGCCACGGTCCGCGTTCGCATCGCTCGATGAGCGCGGTGAGCAGCGCGAGGCCAATGCCGCGCGCGCCAAATCCATCGGCGACATAGACCGAGTCCTCGATCGTATGGCGGTAAGCCGAACGCGGCCGGTACGTCGACGCATACGCGTAGCCGGCGAGTTGGCCATCGAGTTCGGCGACGAGATAGGGCAGGCCCGCCGACGTGATCGCCGCATGGCGCGTGCGTATTTCGTCGACGGAAGGCGCGATCTCCTCGAACGTCGCGAGCGCGTGCTCCACGTAGTGCGAGTAGATGCGCGCGATGGCGTCGAAGTCGGCGGGCGCGGCGGCGCGCACGAGCGGACGAGCGATGTCGTGTGAAGCCATGGCTGTCATTTCACGCAAGGAAAGCGCTGTTTCTGGTCTGGCCATTTTCGCACGGCGCGCGGTCGGCAAAAAAAGCATCCACAGGCCGTGCGGAAGCCCACCTAAAAGCGAAGGTTTGGGCAAAGAAAACGTTGAACCGCGCGATGCGCGGCCCCTAAACTAAGTCGTTTGTCCGAGACTCTCGCAAGAGCGGCGCAAGACCAGCCGACGTCGTCGAGCAGAAAACAAGAAAACGCGCGCGCGAACCCTTTGCGCCGCGGACCATAACATGCAATGAACAACATCCAACGTGGGGCGCTGGCGGCGCTTCTGATCGTCATCGTGGTGATTGCGGCGCTGGCGCCGGCGGGGATCGGCTTTTTGTTCGCTCAGCGCAGCCAGCAGCAGGAGCAGTCCGAACGCCTGAACACGGTCGCCAATGCCGCGCTCTATCGCGCCGAAGACGTGACGCGGCGTCTTTCGGGCGCGCTCGGCGAGATCGGCAAGGTGGCGGCGGCGCCGTGCTCGCCGCCGTATCTGAAGGAACTGCGGCGCATCGCGCTCACGCACGAGCAAGTGCGCGATGCCGGCGCCTACGATCGCGACGGCCGCTGGCAATGTTCGTCTCTACTGGGCGCGGTGTCGGCCGGCGTGCTCGACGGCCTCACGCTGCCGCCGCCCGACTGGCGCTCGCGCGATGGCGTGATGGCCTGGTACGGGCTGGCGCGTCTGCCGGGCGGCAAGGTCTCGCTCGTGATGGGCCGCGACGGCTTCTATATCGCCGCCGATCCTTCGCTCTATGTCGACACGCTCGACCCGGACGGCGATCGCTCCGGCGGCGTCGGGATCATCAATACCGATGTGAGCCGCGTGATCGCGACCACGCCCGCCACCGACGCCGCCGCGGTCCTCGCCGTGTATCGCGCCCCTCCGCCCGCGCGCGACGACGACTCGCCCTACATCGTGCGGCGCTCCGCGTCGATGCCGCTCGCGGTCGTCGTGAGCGCGCCGCATCAGTCGTTGCGCCAGCGCGTACGCACGCTGCCGTGGGGCTGGCTGCTCGGCGGCGTCGCGGCGGGACTCGCGTTCGCGGGCTGGGCTGCGTTCTTCATCGTGCGCCGGCTGTCGCCGCGCGGCCAGTTGAGCGACGCCGTGCGGCGGCACCAGTTCATCGTCGCGTATCAGCCGATCGTCGATCTCGCCACGCGACGCTGCGTCGGCGCTGAAGCACTGGTGCGCTGGAAGTATCACGACCGCATCGTGCGGCCCGATCATTTCATTCCGCTCGCGGAGCATCGCGGACTGATCCAGGCGATCACCGATCAGGTCCTCGACACGATCCTGCTCGAACTCGGCGATTTTCTTAAGCGCTACCCGGAGTACTACGTTTCGGTGAACCTGTCCGCGCCGGATCTCACCACGCACCGTTTTCTCGAAGTGCTCGGCCCGGCGCTCGCGCGTCAGGGTGTGCGGCCCGCGCAGATCCGCATCGAGGCGACCGAGCGCAGCTTCCTCGACGCCGATGCCGCCAAGGAAGTCATCAGCGCCTTCCGGGACGCCGGCCACGCCGTCTATCTCGACGATTTCGGCACCGGCTATTCGAGCCTTTCGCATCTGCAGAACTTCCGCATCGACGGCCTGAAGATCGACAAGTCCTTCGTCGATACGATTGGGCAGGACGCGGCGTCGAGCAGTGTCGCGTCGCACATCATCGACATGGCTGCGACCCTCGACGTGCAGGTGATCGCCGAGGGCATCGAGCGCGAGGAGCAGGCCGCGTATCTGCATGCGCGCGGCGCGCGTTTCGGGCAAGGCTGGCTCTTTTCTGCGCCGCTTTCCGCCGCCGAATTCATTCGCTATGCGGGGAGAATGCGCGGTGCTTGATTGCGCTTGATCGGCATGGAATCGTCCTCACTTAGTGAGTTTCCAGACGAGGCACGACCATGAACGACCAGACAGCCACCGCTTTTCTTCGCGACGTGCGGCATCCGCTGCTCGCGCTTCATCGCAGCGTGCTCGCGCATCTGCGCACGCGGCACGAAGCCGAGTTCGGGCCGGTGTCGCCGGGCGAATTCCTGCAGATCGTGATCAACGGCTCGGCGTATCGCTGGCTGACGCCGCTTTCGACGCTGATCGCCGCCCTCGACGACGTTCTCGACGACGACGAAGCCACCGCCGACGCGCGCATCGCGCACGCGAAGGCGGTCGTCGACATGTTCAGCGCCGGCACGCGCGATCCGGTCTTCGCGGAGCAGTTTCTGCCCTTGCTGCAGGACAGCCCGGACGTCGCCGTGGCGAACGGGCAGGTCGCGCAACTCGTGCGCGGCGTCGCGCGCACGTAAAAGGCATGCGCGCGGTCTATCGAAAATGCGACCTGAAAAATGCAAATTTCGTCGACCGCGCGTGTGCGGGTTTTCCTGTCTGTCGCACGCGGGCAGCGTTGCGCGGCGGGCGCATGACGGCGCCGCCGCGCGTTTCATCCTTATGCTGCATCGCAGCAAGCCGCCTTCATCCCATTTGAGCGATTGATTTTCGCTTGCGAGTATCGCCCCCAATCGCCGGAGTGCGCCTGACGACGCGCTCCGTCTCTTTCCGGTCAACTCGAAAGACGATGGAGGCACCTCTTGATCCTATACGGCTACGGCCCGCTCCTCTGGGCGGGCGCCAAAGCGACGCTCGCGCTCGCGGTGCTGTCTCTCGCGGTATCGGTGCTGCTCGGTCTGATGGGCGCATCCGCGAGGCTCTCGCGTCACGCCGCCTTGCGCGGCATCGCGACCGCCTACACGACGCTGATCCGCTCGGTGCCCGATCTCGTGCTGATGCTGCTGCTGTTCTACAGCATCCAGATCGCGGTGAACAATCTCACCGATGCCATCGGCTGGGATCAGTTCGACATCGATCCTTTCACGGCTGGCGTGCTCACGCTCGGTTTCATCTACGGCGCGTATTTCACCGAGACGTTTCGCGGCGCGTTTCTCGCCGTGCCGCGCGGCCAGCTGGAGGCGGGCAGCGCTTACGGCATGAGCGGCATGCGCGTGTTCGCGCGCATTCTGTTTCCGCAGATGATGCGTTTCGCGCTGCCGGGCATCGGCAATAACTGGCAGGTGCTCGTGAAGGCGACGGCGCTCGTGTCAATTATCGGTCTCGCCGATGTCGTGAAGGCCGCGCAGGACGCGGGCAAGAGCACCTTCAACATGTTCTTCTTCATCCTGATCGCGGCGTTGATCTATCTCGTGATCACGAGCGCATCGAACCTCGTGCTGATGGCGCTCGAGCGCCGCTATTCAATCGGCGTGCGGCATGCCGAACTTTGATCCCTGTCAGCGAGACAAGCCATGATCCAGATCTTCGCCGAATACTGGCGCCCGTTTCTGTACTCCGACGGCATGCGCGCGTCGGGTCTCGTCGTCACCTTGTGGCTGCTCGCCGCTTCCATCGTACTCGGCTTCTGCGCGGCGGTGCCGCTCGCCTGCGCGCGGGTATCGCGAAACCGCTGGCTCTCGACGCCCGTTCGCCTCTACACGTACGTGTTCCGCGGCACGCCGCTCTACGTGCAACTGCTGCTGCTCTACACCGGCATGTACAGCCTCGAATTCGTGCGCACGCAATCCGTGCTGGAGGCGTTCTTCAAGAGCGGCTTCAACTGCGCGATTCTCGCCTTCGCGCTGAACACATGTGCCTACACGACCGAGATCTTCGCGGGCGCGATCCGCGGGATTGCGCACGGCGAAGTGGAAGCCGCGCGCGCCTACGGCATGAGCACTTTCACGATGTATCGCCGCGTGATCCTGCCGTCGGCGTTGCGCCGCGCCTTGCCTTTGTACAGCAACGAAGTGATCCTGATGCTGCACGCGACGACCGTCGCCTTCACGGCCACGGTGCCGGACATCCTGAAGGTCGCGCGCGACGCGAACTCGGCGACTTATCAGTCGTTCGAATCGTTCGGCATCGCGGCGCTTCTGTACGTTGCGATCTCGTTCGCGCTCGTTGCGGCGTTCCGGCGCGCGGAGCGTCACTGGCTCGCCTATCTGCGCCCGGCGGGCGCGGCGCGCGCGCCGCGCCGCGCCTGAGCGGTAGAATTCGAACCCATGCAGCAGTCCCTGTCATCACCCGAGGAGAAAGCGTTGGAGCCAACCGCCAAAGACGTCGCGACCAAGCTCGTCGCCGAGGACATTCACAAGCGCTACGGCGACAACGAAGTGCTGAAGGGCGTGTCGCTCTCGGCCAAAGCGGGCGACGTGATCAGCATCATCGGCGCGAGCGGCTCCGGCAAGAGCACGTTTCTGCGCTGCATCAACTTTCTCGAGCGGCCGAACGCGGGGCAGATCATCGTCGACGGTGAAGCCGTGCGTACGAAAAGCGACCGCGCCGGCAATCTCGAAGTCGCGGATCACAAGCAGTTGCAGCGCGTGCGCACCAAGCTCGCGATGGTGTTCCAGCATTTCAATCTCTGGTCGCACATGACGGCCATCGAGAATGTGATGGAAGCGCCGATGCACGTGCTCGGCATCTCGAAGAAGGAAGCGGAGGACCGCGCGCGCACGTATCTGGAGAAAGTGGGTTTGCCGCCGCGCGTCGAGAAGCAGTACCCGTCGCACCTGTCGGGCGGTCAGCAGCAGCGTGTGGCGATCGCGCGCGCGCTCGCGATGCATCCCGACGTCATGCTCTTCGACGAACCCACGTCCGCGCTCGATCCCGAACTCGTCGGCGAAGTGCTGAAGGTCATGCAGAAGCTCGCCGAGGAAGGCCGCACGATGATTGTCGTCACGCACGAGATGGGCTTCGCGCGCAACGTGTCGAATCATGTGATGTTCCTGCATCAGGGACGCACGGAGGAAGAGGGCGCGCCCGCGGACGTGCTCACGACGCCGAAGAGCGAGCGCCTGCGCCAGTTCCTGTCGGGAAGTCTGAAATAACGTGACGCTGCAAGTTGCGATCGTCGCGCTGCCGCCGGTGTCGATGAGCGGCATCGCGCCGATCATCGACAGCCTTGCGCTCGCGAACGACATCGACGGGCATCGTCTCTACGAGTGGCGTATCTGTTCCTGGGACGGCCGGCCCGTGCCGCTTTCGGGCGGCGCGCAACTGCGCGCCGATTGCGCGTTCAACGACGCCGTGCGCTGCGACTGGCTGATCGTCGTGTCGGAGCGCTATCAGCAGTTCGCGGACTATCGGCTCTTTCTCGCGAGCCTCGCGCGCGTGGCGCCCCGCACGCCGCTCGTCAGCGGCATCCATCACGGCGTGTGGTGGCTCGCGATGGCCGGGCAACTCTCGCAATATCGCGTCGCGGTGAACTGGGAAACGTATCAGCAGTTCACCGAGCAATTCGAGCGCGCGATCGTCAGCCAGCAGATCTTCGAAATCGACCGCGACCGCGCCACCTGTTCCGGCGGACAGGCCAGCATCGACTTCATGCTCGCGATGATCGCGCGCGACAACGGACAGGATCTCGCGGAACGCATCGCCGATTCGCTCGGCGCGGGCGTGTTGCGCGCGGGCACGGAGCGCCAGCGCATTCCGTTCGTCACCGCGCCGGGCGAGCGTCATCCGCGCCTGAACGATGCGCTCCAACTGATGGAAGCGAATATCGAAGATCCGCTCGCGACCGATGAAATCGCGGGTCTCGTCGGCATTTCGCGGCGGCAGTTGGAGCGGCTGTTTCGGCAGTATCTCGGCGCGATGCCGTCGAAGTACTACCTCAATCTGCGCCTGACGAAGGCGCGCACGCAGTTGCAGCGCACGAGCAAGTCGGTGGTGCAGATCAGCCTCGCGTGCGGGTTTTCATCGGCGGCGCATTTTTCCAACGCGTATCGCGACCGCTTCGGCGTGACGCCGCGCGAGGAACGCCGCAACTGGATCGAAAAGCAGCGCGGCGCGATCGACGAGCCGCGCGGCGGGGCGCTGATCGAGCCGCCCGAGGCCGCCTGAAAGCTGCGAAAAAGCCCATCGAAGCATGTCGCGAACGCGCAAGACGGAACGCGCGGGATTGCCTAATATCGAACCTGACTGCACGAACCTTACGAGGAGTGGCTCATGACCGACATCAATGTGAATCGCGGTACGTTCGACGAAGTAATGGTTCCGGTATTCGCGCCGGCCAGTTTCGTGCCCGACCGGGGCCGCGGCTCGCGCGTATGGGACACCGAAGGCCGCGATTATGTCGATTTCGCCGGCGGCATCGCGGTGACGGCGCTGGGCCACGGCCATCCCGAACTGCTGAAAGTGCTGCACGAGCAGGGCGAGAAGCTCTGGCACATCGGCAACGGCTACACGAACGCGCCGGTGCTGCGCCTCGCGAAACGCCTGACGGATCTCACTTTCGCCGACCGCGCGTTCTTCGCGAACTCGGGCGCGGAAGCGAACGAAGCGGCGCTGAAGCTCGCGCGCCGCTATGCCATCGACAAGCACGGCAACGACAAGATCGAGATCATCTCGTTCACGCAGTCGTTCCATGGCCGCACGTTCTTCACGGTGAGCGTCGGCGGCCAGCCGAAGTACGCAGAAGGCTTCGGCCCGCAGCCGCAGGGCATCCGTCACCTGCCGTACAACGATCTGCCGAAGGCGCTCGAAGCGATCGGCCCGAAGACGTGCGCGGTGATCGTCGAGCCGGTGCAGGGCGAAGGCGGCGTGCTGCCCGCCGATCCGGCGTTCCTGAAGGGCCTGCGTGAAGCGTGCGACCAGCACGACGCACTGCTGATTTTCGACGAAGTGCAGACCGGCGTCGGCCGCACGGGCACGTTCTACGCGTACATGCAATACGGCGTGACGCCCGACATCCTCACGAGCGCAAAGGCGCTGGGCAACGGCTTCCCGATCGGCGTGATGCTGACGACCAACGAGATCGCCGCGCACTTCACCGTCGGCGTGCATGGCACCACTTACGGCGGCAATCCGCTGGGCGCGTCGATCGCGGAGAAGGTCGTCGAACTGATCAGCGATCCGAAACTGCTCGAAGGCGTGAACGAACGCAGCAAGGCGATCAAGGCGCATCTCGAGCGCATCAACGAACGCTTCGGCATGTTCAAGGAAATTCGCGGACGCGGCCTCCTGATCGGCGCGGAACTCAACGACGCCTACAAGGACCGCGCGAAGGACGTGCTCAATGCGGCGGCGGCCAACGGCGTCATCATGCTGATCGCCGGGCCGAACGTGCTGCGTTTCGCGCCGTCGCTCATCATGCCGATGGCCGATCTCGACGAAGGCTTCGCGCGCATCGGCCGGGCGATCGAGCAGGTCGTCGGCGCCGCGGCCGTCAAGTGACGAACAGGACCCGATGATGCTATTCGTCCGCCCCGCAGCACTCTCCGATCTCGACGAGCTCGAACGGATGGCGCGCGCAGCGCTTCCCGTGCTGCACTCGCTGCCGCGCGACCGCCGCGCTCTCGAAACGCGCGTCGCGCTGTCGGAAGACTCGTTTCGCGCCGAAGTGGAATTTCCCGGCGAGGAGTTCTATCTCTTCGTGCTGGAAGATGCGCAGACGGGCCGGCTGCTCGGCACGTCGAGCATCGTCGCGTCGGCGGGCTATTCCGAGCCGTTCTACGCATTTCGCAACGATGCGCTGATTCACGCGTCGCGCGAGCTCAAGGTGAACCGCAAGATCCACGCGCTCACGATGTCGCACGAGCTGACGGGCAAGAGCCGTCTGACGGGTTTCTACATCGACCCGTCGCTGCGCGATGAAGCCAACGAAGCGGCCGCGCATCTGCTGTCGCGTGCGCGCATGATCTACATCGCCGCGAACCGCAAGCGGTTTTCCAGCGAAGTGTTTTCGCTGATGCTCGGCGTCACCGACGCCGCCGGCGCGTCGCCGTTCTGGGATGCGGTCGGGCGAAAGTTCTTCGGCCGGGACTTCGAGCAGGTGGAAGCGGAATCGGGCGGACGCAGCCGCACTTTCATCGCGGAAGTGATGCCGAGCTATCCGCTCTACGTGCCCTTGCTTCCGGGCGACGCGCAACGCGTGCTCGGCGAGCCGAACGAAACCACGCTGCTCGCCTACGACATCCATCTCGAAGAAGGCTTCGAGCCGGACCGTTTCGTCGATATCTTCGATGCGGGCCCCGTGCTCACGATCGCCATCGACAAGAGTGCGTCGGCGAGTTCGAGCGAATTGCGCGTGGTGCGCGAGGTCGCGTCAGAAAGCGGTGCGCCGTATCTGGTCGCAGCGGGCGGCGCGCATGAATTCCGCTGCGCGGTCGCCGGACTGGCGGGCACGCGCGCCGATGGCGCCGCGCTGGACGCGGCCACGCGCGCTGCGCTCGGCGTAGGGGACAAGGACACGGTGCGTTGCGTGCCGTTGCATCAGGCATCGGGAGAATTGCAATGATCGTCGTGCGTTGCACGCAGCCGGGCGATGTCGACGCGCTCGTCGCGCTCGCCCAGGAAACGGGTCCGGGTCTGACCACCTTCAAGCCGGATCACGGCGCGCTGACGGCCCGCGTCGAACGCGCGCGCCGCACGCTCACCGGCGAAGCGCAAGCGTTCGAAGCGGGCTATCTCTTCGTGATGGAAGACACCGCGACCGGCGATGTCGCGGGCGTGTGCGGCATCGAAACGCAAGTCGGTCTGGAGCAGCCGTTCTACAACTATCGCGTGTCGACGGTCGTGCATGCGAGCAAGGACATGGGCGTATGGACGCGCATGTCGCTGCTCAACATCTCGCACGATCTGACCGGCTATGCCGAAGTGTGCTCGCTCTTTCTGAGCC from the Caballeronia sp. NK8 genome contains:
- a CDS encoding aspartate aminotransferase family protein — its product is MTDINVNRGTFDEVMVPVFAPASFVPDRGRGSRVWDTEGRDYVDFAGGIAVTALGHGHPELLKVLHEQGEKLWHIGNGYTNAPVLRLAKRLTDLTFADRAFFANSGAEANEAALKLARRYAIDKHGNDKIEIISFTQSFHGRTFFTVSVGGQPKYAEGFGPQPQGIRHLPYNDLPKALEAIGPKTCAVIVEPVQGEGGVLPADPAFLKGLREACDQHDALLIFDEVQTGVGRTGTFYAYMQYGVTPDILTSAKALGNGFPIGVMLTTNEIAAHFTVGVHGTTYGGNPLGASIAEKVVELISDPKLLEGVNERSKAIKAHLERINERFGMFKEIRGRGLLIGAELNDAYKDRAKDVLNAAAANGVIMLIAGPNVLRFAPSLIMPMADLDEGFARIGRAIEQVVGAAAVK
- a CDS encoding ABC transporter ATP-binding protein, with protein sequence MQQSLSSPEEKALEPTAKDVATKLVAEDIHKRYGDNEVLKGVSLSAKAGDVISIIGASGSGKSTFLRCINFLERPNAGQIIVDGEAVRTKSDRAGNLEVADHKQLQRVRTKLAMVFQHFNLWSHMTAIENVMEAPMHVLGISKKEAEDRARTYLEKVGLPPRVEKQYPSHLSGGQQQRVAIARALAMHPDVMLFDEPTSALDPELVGEVLKVMQKLAEEGRTMIVVTHEMGFARNVSNHVMFLHQGRTEEEGAPADVLTTPKSERLRQFLSGSLK
- a CDS encoding GlxA family transcriptional regulator, with the protein product MSGIAPIIDSLALANDIDGHRLYEWRICSWDGRPVPLSGGAQLRADCAFNDAVRCDWLIVVSERYQQFADYRLFLASLARVAPRTPLVSGIHHGVWWLAMAGQLSQYRVAVNWETYQQFTEQFERAIVSQQIFEIDRDRATCSGGQASIDFMLAMIARDNGQDLAERIADSLGAGVLRAGTERQRIPFVTAPGERHPRLNDALQLMEANIEDPLATDEIAGLVGISRRQLERLFRQYLGAMPSKYYLNLRLTKARTQLQRTSKSVVQISLACGFSSAAHFSNAYRDRFGVTPREERRNWIEKQRGAIDEPRGGALIEPPEAA
- the aruF gene encoding arginine/ornithine succinyltransferase subunit alpha; translated protein: MLFVRPAALSDLDELERMARAALPVLHSLPRDRRALETRVALSEDSFRAEVEFPGEEFYLFVLEDAQTGRLLGTSSIVASAGYSEPFYAFRNDALIHASRELKVNRKIHALTMSHELTGKSRLTGFYIDPSLRDEANEAAAHLLSRARMIYIAANRKRFSSEVFSLMLGVTDAAGASPFWDAVGRKFFGRDFEQVEAESGGRSRTFIAEVMPSYPLYVPLLPGDAQRVLGEPNETTLLAYDIHLEEGFEPDRFVDIFDAGPVLTIAIDKSASASSSELRVVREVASESGAPYLVAAGGAHEFRCAVAGLAGTRADGAALDAATRAALGVGDKDTVRCVPLHQASGELQ